tcttgaactcttggctcaagcgatcccccgcctcagcctcccaaagtgctgagactacaggcgtgagccaatcaCACCCAGCCTGGAAAGGCTAGCCTCCAAGAAGCCTACTTATGGGCACCATCTTTCTCTCCAGAAGAGCATCTCCATGAGTATAAGTCTGGACAAACTCAAGGAATTCCTGGCCCACCCTAACAGAGAGGGGGTAAGTGAGATGTCTGCCCTGATCCTGGGCCTTCAGACCATTCAAAGATTCAGCTAGTGGCTAACATAAAACAAGCCTGCAGCACGTTCGACAACACTTGTCTCAGATCTTCTTACCTAGCTTCTACATTTCATTTCAGGCTCCACTCCTTCAGAACGCTAGCTTCCAACCCTCTTCGCTATTCCAGTCTTGTAGGACTTCCTTGGACATGTCTCACGGtcattgtatttttcttcctagtctttGTTGCTTTAGATAACACCAGGCCACATTCAGCCCTAAAGGGAACCCTCTGCCTTGACTTGTTTTGTCATTGCTTTGTCATTGCCATCATCAGGGCCTGTCAGGGACACTCCACAGCAGGTGGTGGGACAGAACAGGTGAGCTTATGCCAGGAAGGAACAAATGTATTTGCAATGATAATGAGCTAGGAGGAATGCTACCACCACCTTCCAGCCTCTCCTGAGCTGGGGGAGACTGAACTGCTTCCCCTCCAGGGGCTGCACAGGCCACAGAGCACTGGGAGGAGGACCAGAGTTCAGTGCAGGAAGATGGTGACAAGGTATTCAGTAAGGACTCTGATGTTCCAGGCTGGTTTGTATAGATACCATGGAATGTCCAGAAAGGTAAATTGGAAGCATGGCATAGCAGGGAAAGGAGAGCAAAGCCGAGAGCTGCTGAGCAAAGTCTTGCATTTAAGATGGGCAGCAGAACACAAGGGGAGGGGTGGCCTCGTGGGCATGGCTGGTGCAGGTGCATGGCAGGTGATACCAAAGGCCTAAAGAGGCAGGAGGCTGATGGCCTCAGTCTTCGCCAGACAGCACTGGTGGAAAGTTATCCTCAGCAGTGATTTGAGAATCTTGGAGCCTGTATTTGAGAGACAGGACTGGAGAAGTATGAAGTATAGGATGAGACCACCCCTTGGAGAATTTGCTTGGGTGAGTGGGAGATGGCATTGGGCCCCCTCGGGACATTCCTCTTTAATGGACTGGTCTGCAGTATGTATGGCCCAGTGAAAGATACTCCCTCATTGCACTTtagaaaaaagaaggagaagcaaTTTCAAGAAGGCCAAAGACAAGAGGAATTTTCCCCCATATACCTCCATAGACTAAAAGGtgacttcaggctgggcacggtggctcatgcctgtaatcccagcactttgggaggccaagacaggtggattacctgaggccaggagttcgagcccagcctgatcaacatagtcaaaccctgtctctactaaaaatgcaaaaacttagctggaacgtggtggtgcacccctgtaatcccagctactcgggaagctgaggcatgagaatcacttgaagccagcaggcaaagtttgcagtgagccgagattgtgccactatactcgagcctgggtgacaccttgtctcaaaaaaaaaaaaaaaaaaaaaaaaaaagaagaagaagaaaaaaaagggtgACTTCAGCCCAGAAAAGCAATATTCTACCTTCAGGGTCATTCAACCTTGGCAGAATAGAGCCTGGGAATTTATCCTGTGTACAGTTACTTTCCTAAGCAAATGAGCTGGGGGGTCTCTGAGGCAACTGACCTCCATCTGttgtttctgtatattttaaaagagaaatcgATGATGGGTGGACTGAGCTCTCTCTTGTCCCCAGAGACATAGTTCAAGTATTCTTGTTCAAGCATTTCTTTGCTTTCAGGTTTTCTTGCCTAGAGGATTCTAAGACCTTTTGGCTTTAGCTTGATTTTCTCAACTTATCTCTCAAAATTTTTCAGTAACAAAGCTCCTTCTTCAGGCAGTAGTTTATAGAGGCCACGATATAGGAATCAGAAAAACTCAGGATTTTattagcatatatttattttataacttcacatttataacattttactTTGTATACTGTCAATAAATGACAATGAAACCATTTTCATAAATacaaaaacacatgaaattaGGGTGTCATGTTAACCACTGCATCACTTTGGTGGAAcagtattaaaaatatactttagaaAGATAAATGATCACAAgtgataccttttaaaaaatgcttttcttacAATCTCAGGATATTCTTCAGTTAAACTGAACCACaatcagaaaaaataagtaattatttaaaagtcaaaccTCTAACAATTGTCAACAACTGCTGGAAGAGTCAtcacaaatataaaaaacaacAAGCACTCAAATTTACAATAAGAGCTGAAACGGTTTCTAACACCAAGGTAGACTGGAAGTCAACTGGAAGCATATTAACTTGTTACCACACAACTGTCAGAACAATAAAGAAAGCATGCATTGAGCAGACAGGAACATCGTGAAAATCCTAAGAGCTTCAATGTATTGAGGGCTTTCTGTGTTCCAGATGTCATGCAACGTGCTTAAAAAGCATTAAGTCATTTGTTCATAACAACCGTGTACTCTCATCTTCTTATTTTTCAGATGTGCAAACTGATGTCTAGAGAAGCTAAGCAATTTGCTTACAGTATGCACAAATCTACCACAACACTACACATCAACTGTGGTGGAGCTTTGTCTAGCACATATAACTAAATGGTGCTCATCTGCACTGCACTCACACGCTTACGTGATACACAGGTCTGACCTAAATACACAGGTCTGATCTAAACAGCCATGTGGTGCTACCGCTTTTAAAATCTATGAACAAATTAAAAGAAGTTCGGATATGTACACAGATACCATAAAGGAAACATTGCTCTAAGGTCTGCACAAAATGAGCCAATCTGGAAATAAAAGTAAACCTGGTGGTGAATGCTGATGTGTTAAAATTTGGTTATCAGCCCATTTGAATCTAGCTGCTATTTACCAGAGATTTAAAGAGTTTAgctcgggcatggtggctcacacctgtaatctcagcattttgggaagctgaggtgagtggatcacttgaggtcaggagttcgagaccagcctggccaacatggtgaaaccctgtttctactaaaaatacaaaaattagccaggcgtggtggtgggtgcctgtaatcccagctactcgggaggctgaggcacgagaatcgcttgaacctgggaggcggaggttgcagtgagctgagattgcgccactgcactccagcctgggcgatagagcaagacccagtctcaaaataataataatgataattaaaaaaaaataaagagtttaaaatacattttggagATGGAACTGCTAGAAAATCTCTGCGGAACTGCAGAGCACAATTTGAAAGTCATCATGATGGTAGAGGATGGACTAGTGTGAGTCAGAAAGTTCTGGGCTTCTGTCTAGGCTCCATCACTTCTTAGCATTTTGGTGTTGAGGAGACCACTTAACCcatctgagcttcagtttctttctctttataaacAGCAAAATTATACCACAACAGGGTGGCTGTATACATTCAATGAGATATACATGAAACACTTTGCACAcagtaggccctcaataaatgtgagttccttttctctcctcttcgtCCTTTGTTGCCACTAAAAACCTTCTCTAAGCAAACCAGCCTGCTCACTAAATCCAAACCTGCCCTAAACACCCCTGCTCTCGAGCATGCTGTCCCCTCATGTCCCCCTTTCTTTGGGGACACCTCTCAGGCTGTGGACCTCTGGAAAGCAAAGCTTAGGTTGAGTCATCTGTGTCTTCAGGGCCCGACACAGCACCTAGTTCTGGGACCATCTATCTGACACCTAGCAGAAAGGCAGGAAGAACACTTCCCaggttaaaacaacaacaatgacaaaaacaacaacaaaaatctgcaGGCAGAGATGGTCCTATTCACTGGGTGATGACACTTTTACTGGGGTGATGAACTTACTTACACAAAGGGTTAGTTAGCCTTTTACCTGTCTAGATCATCGCTTCATCTAGACTGGAAcctctctgagggcagggcccATTTTGTAGGTTTATAATTGCTCAACTGCAGGTTATAGCTGTAGTCTTGTAACTCCTTGTACGGTGTCTTACAAAGCCAAGCACTCAGAGAGAATTTGCTGATTTGAGAAAGGAAAACACCTGACAAGTCAAACagctttatttttcaaacattacAAAAGGTATTTGTTTTTGACTGCCAGTTCTTTCTTCTATAGTATGGGCCAATTCTGGTCTATTTgggattatttaaagaaaattggaAGTACAACTGTTTCAGATTCCTTCAGGCTTACTATCTAATATTTGGAGTTTAATCTTTTGTTGATTAATAATCTACATAGGGTCTAAGAAACtcctagatatttttttcttaaaaagaaaaatcaagggccaggcatggtggttcatacctgtaatcccagcacttcgggaggccgagttgggcacatcatttgagcctaggagttccagaccagcctgagcaacacagcaaaaccctgtctctacccaaaatacaaaagaatagctaggcatggtggtgcatgactgtagtcccaggtacttgggaggctaaggtgtgaggatcacctgagcctgagcctgggaagtcaaggctgcagtgagccgagattgttgtaccactgcactccagcctgggtgatgagagtgagacccaagaaataaagaagaaagagaaaaagaaaaaaggaaggaaggagaggagaggagaggaggagagaaggagagaagaagggagggagggaaggaaggtcaATAATTGGCTTTCATGCTTTGATTTCAGTCCcatacattaaagaaaaagaatttttaaaggtcTTAGCCCACTGGCTGTGGGTCCTGCCGCCAGGTGGTTTTCAGTCGTCTCCCTCATGATTCCAGCGGCCATAGCCATCTCCTTCCTCTGGCTCTTCAATACTCTCATTCTCAAAGGaggcctcttcctcctcttcttcccgtATTACCTTCATTAGCTCAAGGAAGCTGGGGGGCGGGCCCTGATCCTTCAGCTCCCTAAGCCGGCACCACAGCATCTGGTTAAGAGTGGCCCCAGCCATGACCTGCTCCAGGCGGACCTGGTCCGCAATACGCCGAGGGATGGCGCGTTTCTCCACTGCTCTCCGGAGCAGGGTTTCTAACCGTAACACATAGGCTGAgaccttctctccttcctcctgatAGGTCTTCAGATACCTCACCTGGGCTGTCCTGCGGCTCTCTAGGCTCCCAAACACTTGCTTAAAGGCCTCCAAACACTCTCCTACACTGATGGACGGGTTGTCTGCCTGCACTATGTGCATGAGGTCCAGGGCAGGGCCCCGCAGGCTTTCCGCCAGCcaccttttcttttctgcctctgttACTGGCCACTCTTTGACTATCTCTGTGGCCTGTTCCAACCAGATATCAAAGGGCTCTTCCTCTGGGGCTGGGACAGCACTCCCCGAGAATACTCGCAGTTTCCGGTATCTCATGGGTAGCAGGGGCTGAGGTGCGTGTGCCATTGCCTGTCCCAACAAATGGGCCAGTAATTCTGGTGAGATGCAGGGCACTGTGGCTGGAGACACGCCCTCGTGCCCCAGGGCTCGAAACATGCCCGAGACCGTCTGCCCCTCTTTTTCTAGAAAGAGGTTCAATCTTTCAAGAAACTCAGTGTCCTGATTAGGGGTCTTAAAGATCACCTTCCAGACACCCCCCTTTCCCTGGACCTCACTGGGAATGGCCGAGACATCAGTATCTTCCAGAAGCTCTAGTAAGACAGCACTGGCATTCTCCTGCTTCCGGAATATCTTGCCAAGTAGTCTATACCTGCCCAGAGACTTTAAAGTCTCCTGAAGGACCTCCTGAATCTCAACCTCCTCATAGTCCGCCGGTATCCCCATAACCATCAGTGACTTCTGCTCATCCACACTCATTATCCTGCACCAGTCCTCTAACAGTGCCAGTGCCATTGTCCTAAGAATTGACCCACTCTGACTCTACGGGCACCAATTTGTCAGTGGTGCAGCTATGCACTGACTTAGTATTGAAAATATCCTGGATGAGCTTCTAACCTTAGAACCCACCAATGAATGGGTCCCAGACTAGGTCACTCAAAGACAGTCACAAAGTTTTCTGGACAAATGACCCTGGCCTACTTAGTGGCAAGAACTCAGGACTTCTTGTCTTTAGGCCTGACCCAGGTGGGCAGGTCGTGTCTCAGTTCTAACCACACCTCTGCCCGCAGCTCTGAAGTCCGGTTGCCAATGATTTTCTCAAAGATGCTGGCAGCCACGTGTTGCTGACCCTTCTCTGCTAGTTGAGGCACCTGGGACAGCTGctttctccacagcctcctgGTCTCTGATGTTTTGTCTCTCTCCAGTTGGTGGGAAAATGCCTTCCACTCTGGCACCCAGAACTCTTGGAGAGAAGCCTCCCAGCAGGGCGGCTTGGACCCCTGGTGAAACAATGTTCAGTTTTACTACACAGCACTCTCTTTCCCTGGAAGCATCCATGCTCTAGTCTGGAATGGAACTGGGGGCAGATGGCGGTTCTGCTTTACACTGTGCTTGCATTTGTCCCACTCTGTCAGACCCCTTCTTTGCTCactgtgactttttttctcttgaggACTCCAATGAAATCTGGTATCCCCACCATATGCTCATCAGACCTGTTAATGTCTGAGCCCCAGTTAAGGACAAGATTCAAGGTCTTTGCCATTGAAAGATGAAATCAGGAGATGTGGTTAAATACCTGTTGATGTGTTCCCGAGTGTTCCACGAGAGGTGAGGAGCTTATTTATTCACCTTTTAGCACAGGAAGACATCACCCACTTCCACACAGTGGTGTGTCTGGCTCTTAGCTCCAGCCAAGCCAAGCTGCCCTGTTACACATAAACAGTAAGAACAGGTATTTATGCTTCATGAATATTCAGTAGGAAGACCGTTAATGCACTTATTCAAAAATATGACAATCCTTCACAATACTACTCAATATTAAGTTGCTTTACCTCTTTGATTAACAAAACTAATGAGGAATCACTCAAAcgtttaaaaatagtttaatctAGGTATAACAATTcggggaaaaaaatctcagggCCGACTCAGTTAAACTGGGAATTATGAATTAATTCTCTTTTGTTGTGTCTGTAAGGCTTTGCAAACACACATTTGGGCTTTGCTTTGCTATGAATGGTATGTGAAATAGTTTGaagtttgtcccctccaaatcttatgctgaaatgtgatccccagtgttggaggtggggcctggtgggatgtgtttgggtcatgagagtggatcccttatgaatggcttggtgccattcttgGGGTAATGAGTGGGTTCTTGTTCTATTAGCTTCCctgagatctgattgttaaaaaCAGACTGCcatctccctcccctcactcttGCTCCCTTTCTTGCCACATCTCCTCCCTCTTTGCTTTCCGctatgactggaagcttcctgaggggTCACCAGATGCAAATGTCAGCACCatacttcttgtacagcctgcagaactgtgacccaaataaacctcttttctttataaattatccagcctcaggtattcctttatagcaacacaaaatagactaagacattAAGTTACTAACACAACACTCTCCAagcatttgttt
The nucleotide sequence above comes from Nomascus leucogenys isolate Asia chromosome 8, Asia_NLE_v1, whole genome shotgun sequence. Encoded proteins:
- the PNMA2 gene encoding paraneoplastic antigen Ma2, encoding MALALLEDWCRIMSVDEQKSLMVMGIPADYEEVEIQEVLQETLKSLGRYRLLGKIFRKQENASAVLLELLEDTDVSAIPSEVQGKGGVWKVIFKTPNQDTEFLERLNLFLEKEGQTVSGMFRALGHEGVSPATVPCISPELLAHLLGQAMAHAPQPLLPMRYRKLRVFSGSAVPAPEEEPFDIWLEQATEIVKEWPVTEAEKKRWLAESLRGPALDLMHIVQADNPSISVGECLEAFKQVFGSLESRRTAQVRYLKTYQEEGEKVSAYVLRLETLLRRAVEKRAIPRRIADQVRLEQVMAGATLNQMLWCRLRELKDQGPPPSFLELMKVIREEEEEEASFENESIEEPEEGDGYGRWNHEGDD